The nucleotide sequence GAGGTCTTAGTTTTCGGCCTCCTCTCGCATGGATCGCTTTTCGATGGCCGGATCGTCCTCCGCCGCCGCGCGGCCGACGAAGTTCGGTGAGCCGCGCACGCTCGCCTTCCTGGCGCTCGCCGCCCTCGCCACGCTCGTCGTGATCGCGGCGGTTTGGACCCTTCTCGCCGGTGGCGCGGGCGGGGGCACGGTCCAGGCGGTGAGCGAGGGGCTGGCGAGCCGCGGCTTCTGGACCGCCGTCGCGGTCGGGCTCGCGGCGCAGACCGTCGATGGCGCCCTCGGCATGGCCTACGGCATCACTTCGACGACCTTCCTGCTCTCCACCGGGGTGCCGCCGGCGGCGGCCTCGGCCTCGGTGCATGTCGCCGAGATCTTCACCACCGCCTTCTCCGGCCTGTCGCACTGGCGGCTCGGCAACGTGAACGGGGCGTTGTTCCGGCGCCTGCTGATCCCCGGCGCGATCGGCGCGGTGGCGGGCGCGTATCTCCTCACATCGGTCGATGGCGAGACCATCAAGCCGTTCGTCTCGGTCTACCTGCTGGTGATGGGTCTCTACGTCCTGTCGAAGGCGTTCCGCACCCTGAAGACCCGACGCGAGCCGCCGCGCGCGGTGGTGCCGCTGGCGCTCGGCGGCGGCTTCGTCGACGCGGTCGGCGGCGGCGGGTGGGGGCCGGTGGTGACGACGACACTGGTCGGCGGCGGGCAGGATCCGCGCACCTCCATCGGCACGGTCAACGCGGCGGAGTTCTTCATCGCGCTGGCGAGCGGCCTCTCCTTCAGCCTGCTCGGCGGGCTGACCCACTGGACCACCATCGCCGGCCTCGTCGTCGGCGGGCTGTTCGCGGCACCGATCGCCGCGCTTCTGGTTCGGGTGATCCCGGCGCGGGCGCTGATGGTCGTGGTCGGGCTGCTGATCGCGGGCTTGAGCCTCGTGAACCTCGCCGGGCTGTTCGGCTAAAGCCTCAGCTCTCCCGGCTCACCCGGCCCGCGTCGTCTCGGCGAGCCAGTCGACCACCGCGTCGAGGGCTTGGCGGTTGCTGGTGTCGCCGCCGCGGGTGGCCTCGAAGGCGGCGATCTGCCGGTCGGCGCTGGTGCCCTCGCGCAGGATGCGGCGGGCGTCGGCGACCTCTTCGGTGCAGCCGAGCGCCTCGGCGTCCTCGGCGATCAGCGAGAGCAGCGTGTCGAGGGCGGCTTCGAACGGGAACGCCTGTTCCGAGGCCTCGTCGATCAGCTCGGCCTCGATCCCACTGCGCTGGGCCCGCCAGAGATTCTCCGCCGCAATCGCCCGCGACACGCCGGTGAGCCCCGCATTGATGTCGGGCCGGCGCTCGACCAACCGCACGAGGCAACGGAACAGTGCCGCCACCACGATGGCGTCGGAAAGCCGGGTGCAAGAATCGGCGATGCGCAGTTCGAGTGTCGGGAACTTGATCGAGGGCCGTAAGGACCACCACAAAAAGCTCGCATCCTGGATCGAGCCGGCATTGGTCATGATCCGCACGTAGCGCGCGTAGGCTTCGGCATCGCCCATCAGGTCGGGCAGGCCGGTGCGGGGCAACTCGCCGAAAGCGCTGAGACGGTATGCGGCGAGCCCCGTCGGCTTGCCCTGCCAGAACGGCGAGGAGGCCGACAGCGCGAACAGCAGCGGCTGGAACGGCAGCAGCCGATCCATCAGGGGCACGCGCCGGTCGGGGTCGGAGACCTCGACATGGACGTGCATGCCGCAGATCAGGCTGCGCCGCCCGGCCAGCCCCACGTCGCGCAGGATGCCGCGGTAGCGGTCGCCCTTGGTCGGCAATTGCCGCGCCCAGTCGGCGATGGGGTGGGTGCCGGCGGCGAAGACGAGGAGCCCGTGCTCGGCCCCCAATTCCGCAAGCGCCTGCCGCTGCCGCATCAGCGACGCGCGGGCGGCCGGGAAGGCAGTCGAGGGCGGGGTGCAGACCTCGACCTGACATTGCAGCAGCTCGCGCCCGATCTCCGGCAGCCGCTCGCCAGCCGCCTGATGGAACGGCTTGACCGAGCGGCGCGGGGTGCCACGGGTCTCGGCATCGGCGAGGAAATACTCTTCCTCGATCCCGAACCGGTAGGGGTGGGCGCTCATGCCGTAAAGACTCCGACGACCGGCCGACGCGGGCTCTCGCCGGGGCCGGAGCCCGCGAGGGGAGCGCCGCGAAAGGACCTTGGCCGGGAGCAAGCCGTTTGCAGGGCCAAGAGTTCCGAAGGGTTCCGTCCCGGTTCCGCGCCGCGTGGCGGGGGACGCGACACCGTGGCCGCACGGCGGCGCTCGCGCCGGGGGCGGGGAGGGCGCTACAGCTCTTTTTCCCCTGCCGCTTCTTTCTCGCGACCATGCCCGAACTGCCCGAAGTCGAGACCGTGCGCCGGGGCCTCGCGCCCGCGATGGTCGGCGCGCGCTTCTCCCGCGTCATCCTGCGCCGGCCGAACCTGCGCTTCCCCTTCCCCGAGCGCTTCGCCGAGCGGCTGGAGGGCACTACCGTGCGCGACCTCGCGCGCCGGGCCAAATACCTCACCGCGCATCTCGATTCCGGCGAGAGCCTGATCCTGCATCTCGGCATGAGCGGGCGCTTCGACGTGCGGATGCCCGACGGCTCGAACCTCTCGCCGGGTGACTTCTACCTCGAAGGGACCCTGGGCCAGCCCAAGCACGACCACGTGGTGATGGCTTTCGCCAACGGCGCCACGGTGACCTACAACGACACCCGCCGCTTCGGCTTCATGGACCTCGTGGCGACGCGCGATCTCGATACCTGCCGCCACTTCGCCGGCATGGGTGTCGAGCCGCTCTCCGACGCCCTCGACGCTGCTTGGCTCGCCCACCTGTTCGCGAGAAAGATCACGCCGTTGAAGGCAGCGCTGCTCGACCAGCGCCTGATCGCGGGCCTGGGCAACATCTATGTCTGCGAGGCGCTGCACCGCTCGGGCCTCCACCCGGCCCTTCCGGCCGGCGCGCTGGCCAAGCCGGACGGCTCGCCGACGCCGAAGGCGAAAAAGCTCGTCCGGGAGATCAAGGCGGTGCTGACCGAGGCGGTGGCGGCCGGCGGCTCGACCTTACGCGACTACGCCCGGCCGGACGGGGAGCGCGGCGCCTTCCAGCACGGGTTCCGCGTCTACGACCGGGTCGGCCATGCCTGCCCGACGAAGGGCTGCACCGGGCGGATCGGCCGGATCGTGCAGGGCGGGCGCTCGACCTTCTTCTGCGAGACCTGCCAAGTTCTGCCGACCCGGTGAGACCTGCCGGTCCGGAAAGGTCTGCACGTCGGCGCCGGAGATTTCATCCCGCCTTTTTGTCCTGAAAAAGTCCGGTCTTCCACCGTTCTTCGGGGTGGCCGGCACGGGAATGTTGAACGGTTCGGCGCCGAAATGCGTTCTCAGCTTTGCCACAACACGGCAAAGCCCGTTTCCGCTCTTCCGGTGCCGTCCGTCCGCGGCGGTGCTCGAAGGGTCCAACGACACGGAGGAACCTATGCGCGCCATCAAGCTGCTTCCCGTCCTCGGCCTCGTCGCCCTCGGCCTCGCGGCCTGCAAGGACGAGAAGAAGGATACCACCGGCACGACCACGCCTCCGGCCAGCACCACGACCACCGCCCCGGCGACGCCGCCCGCCACTCCGCCGGCCGCCGGCCAGACCACGGCCCCGACCAACCCGCCCGCGGCGAACAAGCCCGCCGGTCAGTAGTTGTTCTTTGTTTCCTGACAACGTTTTGCCCGGCCGGTGGCCGGGCACGTTCGAACAGGCAGAAGGCCCGCCGGAAGGTGGGCCTTCTTGCGTTCGGGGCCTGCGGTCTCGCACGGCTTCTTCGCGCAGGACGGTGAGAATCCTCTGGCGATGATCGCGGCGGCCCGCGCGCAGCTCGCGGGCTAGAGCATCCCTCCCGAAAGGTGGCCGCCGGCTTTCGGAAAAAGGGGATGCAAATACAAGAGGATAGAGCATCGTCGCCGGGGAGGCGGTCTCGGCGGGGGCGAAGGGTGACGGCTTCGCCGTGTCGCTGGCCGGGGGACAACACCTGACACCGCCTCAACAGCCCGATCGCCGAGGGGCTCGGCTGCGCCGTGGACGAGGGGATGCTCGGCCCAGAACCGGCGCGGTGGGATGCTCTGAAGCGGAAATCCCGCGAGTCACAAAGGGTCGGAAGCGGCCCGTCCTATAGTCAAGCGGATTGGGGTCCAACTCAGGTCGGTGCTGTTTCCCGCTTCATCCGCCGCCCCGCCATCTCCTTGAGCACCCGCCCCAATTCCTGCGCCGAATACGGTTTCCTCAACAGCTCGAACCCGTGCGCGTCGTCCTGGGCCAGGACGTGGCTGTAGCCGGAGGTGAGGACCACCGGCAGGTCCGGGTGCCGCTCGCGCAGGATGCGGGCGAGCGCGATGCCGCCCATGCCGGGCATCACCACGTCGGAAAAGACCGCCTCGAACGGCGTCTCGGCCCGCTCCAGCGCGACCAGGGCGGCCTCGGCGTTCTCGGCCCAGACCGGCTGGTGGCCGAGTTCCTCCAGGATCTGGGTGCAGAAGCGGCCGACCTCGACATTGTCCTCGACCACGAGGATGCGCAGATGCGCCTCGGTGGCCGATTCCGGCCCCGGTCCGGCGGGGGGAGAAGCCGGCGGCGGGGCGCTGACCTCGGGCAGGTAGAGGGTGAAGGTGGTGCCCTCGCCCGCGCGGCTGCGCACGTCCACGTCCCCGCCCGACTGCTTGGCGAAGCCGATCACCTGGGACAGGCCGAGCCCGGTACCCCGTCCGACCTCCTTGGTGGTGAAGAACGGCTCGAAGATGCGGGCGAGATCGGTGCTGGCGATGCCGGTGCCGGTGTCCACGACCGAGACCGCGACGAAGGGTCCGGCCGCGCCGGCATGGCCGCGGATCGGCGGCATCGGTGCGCCGCCGTCGAGGCGGAGCGTCAGGCGGCCCTCGCCGTCCATGGCATCGCGGGCGTTCACCGCCATGTTCACGAGCGCCGTCTCGAACTGGCTCGCGTCGGCCCGCACGTAGCAGGGGGCGCCGGGCAGGTCGGTGACCACGCGGATGCGCGCGCCGGTCACCGAATCGAGCATCTCCGAGATGCTGCGCAGCCGCTCGCCGACATCGAAGGTCTCGGGCTTGAGCGCCTGCCGCCGGGCGAAGGCGAGGAGCTGGCCCGTCAGCTTCGCCGCCCGGTCCACGGTGTCGGAGACGGCGTCGAGGTAGCGGCGCTTGCGCTCGGGCGCGAGGTCGGGCCGGCGCAGGAACTCCACCGAGGAGCGGATGATGGTGAGCAGG is from Methylorubrum sp. B1-46 and encodes:
- the mutM gene encoding bifunctional DNA-formamidopyrimidine glycosylase/DNA-(apurinic or apyrimidinic site) lyase, yielding MPELPEVETVRRGLAPAMVGARFSRVILRRPNLRFPFPERFAERLEGTTVRDLARRAKYLTAHLDSGESLILHLGMSGRFDVRMPDGSNLSPGDFYLEGTLGQPKHDHVVMAFANGATVTYNDTRRFGFMDLVATRDLDTCRHFAGMGVEPLSDALDAAWLAHLFARKITPLKAALLDQRLIAGLGNIYVCEALHRSGLHPALPAGALAKPDGSPTPKAKKLVREIKAVLTEAVAAGGSTLRDYARPDGERGAFQHGFRVYDRVGHACPTKGCTGRIGRIVQGGRSTFFCETCQVLPTR
- a CDS encoding carboxylate-amine ligase; this translates as MSAHPYRFGIEEEYFLADAETRGTPRRSVKPFHQAAGERLPEIGRELLQCQVEVCTPPSTAFPAARASLMRQRQALAELGAEHGLLVFAAGTHPIADWARQLPTKGDRYRGILRDVGLAGRRSLICGMHVHVEVSDPDRRVPLMDRLLPFQPLLFALSASSPFWQGKPTGLAAYRLSAFGELPRTGLPDLMGDAEAYARYVRIMTNAGSIQDASFLWWSLRPSIKFPTLELRIADSCTRLSDAIVVAALFRCLVRLVERRPDINAGLTGVSRAIAAENLWRAQRSGIEAELIDEASEQAFPFEAALDTLLSLIAEDAEALGCTEEVADARRILREGTSADRQIAAFEATRGGDTSNRQALDAVVDWLAETTRAG
- a CDS encoding sulfite exporter TauE/SafE family protein, producing MAGSSSAAARPTKFGEPRTLAFLALAALATLVVIAAVWTLLAGGAGGGTVQAVSEGLASRGFWTAVAVGLAAQTVDGALGMAYGITSTTFLLSTGVPPAAASASVHVAEIFTTAFSGLSHWRLGNVNGALFRRLLIPGAIGAVAGAYLLTSVDGETIKPFVSVYLLVMGLYVLSKAFRTLKTRREPPRAVVPLALGGGFVDAVGGGGWGPVVTTTLVGGGQDPRTSIGTVNAAEFFIALASGLSFSLLGGLTHWTTIAGLVVGGLFAAPIAALLVRVIPARALMVVVGLLIAGLSLVNLAGLFG